The proteins below are encoded in one region of Flavobacterium nackdongense:
- a CDS encoding DUF2795 domain-containing protein, whose protein sequence is MYWTLELASYLSDAPWPANKDELIDYAIRAGAPLEVVENLQSIEDEGEIYESMEEIWPDYPTDEDYLWNEDEY, encoded by the coding sequence ATGTATTGGACATTAGAATTAGCATCCTACTTAAGTGATGCACCGTGGCCTGCTAACAAAGACGAACTTATCGATTATGCTATTAGAGCTGGGGCTCCATTAGAAGTAGTTGAAAACCTACAGTCGATAGAAGACGAAGGGGAAATATATGAGTCAATGGAAGAAATATGGCCAGATTATCCTACTGACGAAGATTATCTTTGGAATGAGGATGAATATTAA